aaggaaagaagagatGGGCCATTTAGGTTTTGCGAAAATGGGTAATAAGTCCACAAATTTCCTCTTTGGAGAGATTTGGAAAATAGAGCTATTATTGAACACACTTCTCCATTTCTCTAGCCCGTTATTTCATTTCTCCCCAACTTCCCTAATCAAAATGGACTGTAATTCATAAAGTGCTCTCCTAAAATTTATATTCTACTCCTTCTACAAAAACTTGATATCCGTCATAATAAGTAGTGTTAATAGAGAAGAATGTACCACACAATAACTATGGATCTCTCAAAAACAAACTTCTACCTCTATCCCTAGGCTCAGTACTACAAGATATCGTTACTATTTCATGAACAAAGAGTTCGTTTATTCACGTGATTTTTGCCCATAGCAGAAAGGTTTATGTAAGATTACTATATTCAGGATCAATCTCTAATCTACAATAACACATATGGATACTAAAAATGTCTACACAGATTCAATCATATAGTATATATGTTCTATCCTTAACCCTCCACTAAAGGATTAGGCATATTAGCCAACAATTGTTGTCCCAAGAATTTTTTGGCTTACTCTAACAAAGACTGTCGGGTGACAAGAACATACTGTTCACTGGAATGTCCACATATTTGTCATTTTGATGAAATAATGTCAAGATATAAGACTTTTCTATTATAATTGGTTGTTCAAAGATCCCTCTTCTTCCCCCGAATGTTCTACTTTTTTCCGGATACTTGGGTTCAAATCCCTTTAGACTCTGTGTTTGTGTACTAGTTCAAAGATCCGTATCTCCTCATGCATGTCAAAACCctgtatatatatttgtctGGCAGGGATTTTGGCTAACTTCCGAAATATGATTGTGTGCTAGCGTGCCAGAAAACGCTTGTAATTATTCTTTTTAgatttcaacttataaaaagaaaatcttaaTCAAGCGATTGTGGTGTCAGTTCAATTACCTCAATGAAGAGGATTTCTCTATCTAGAAGTATTAGAACGGCACATCGATTCACTAGAAACTTGATAAATCAAAGAATAAGCAAGATACTTAAATCAATTCAAAAACAAACTTGCTTTCCAACTGATTCTCCAAACTTCCATTAACGAACAGAATGAGTTACAAAATGATTACTACTATTAACAATTTCGAACTTAAGTCTAAGTTCTTCTAACTACTGCCTAATGGACAAACCAAGTATAGCATAACTGTTTGTTTGATGATTTGTCTGGGGggttttccttcttttatttcttctatttataaGCAAACTCTTGAGTCTTCTCCACATTTTCTGTTTCCCGCTGATTGCCTTCGAACTCATCTTggttttgaattcaaactttCCCTCCATGATCTTTAACTATGGTAATTCAGTTTAATCCATCACTCCACTTGCCTGTAATAGCATCGCGTTGGAAGTGGGCAGTTACATGCTCGAGTCTCAACTCCTTCGACTGTGTCAATTGTAACTGCCTCTTGTTTGAATTAGATCATCCGCGCCTCAAAGCTTTGAACTGCTTTCTTTCTAAGCTATCATTCAAATGACATCTGGCAATAATTGTCATTATCTATAAAAACGACGCTAATTTGATCAGAACGTCATCGTTCTTTTAATTATGTGATTTCATGTATTTCAGTCTATGCGTGCTCCATTTTGTCTAAAATGAATGACCACTTGTCACTAATTGATTGAGCCAATAAATTTTCATGCAAACAATATTACCAGATAGTTCCGTGAATAGTTGTTTCTGTGGCGGGCACAACTCGATGAAGGGACTCCGACAGTAGCCACGTCAAGTACATAAGCCGAACCCATGGAATTGTTGGACAAATGGGTCGGTGGTTCAGAGTTCGGCAAAACCCTACCGAACCTGATAAGCCGAACAAGTTTGGTTTACCCGCAGGAGAATCGTTGACTCGAATATGGGTCATGAATTTTTGTTCGGCAATGTTCCGCCGAACTAATAGTAATCCTATGGAAGTTCGAACATAGCCAGATACGATCGGCAGCCTTCAACTACCGAGTTATCTCCATTCCCTGACTTGAAGAGAACGTCAGGAAGTGCTGGATAGAGGTGACAGGTGGTGAGATTTGATTTCCTGAAAGGTGGCATAATCCGGTTTCCTTGTGGAAACGAGCAGATCGTGGAGATCAAGGCGGGCCTAAGAATGCGGAACCTGATTTAATGCCATGATTGGTGGACCAATCATGGAGCGCGTGGTATGTATGCGTGAATTGGCCTCCGAGTCTCCCCGGCCTATAAAAGGAGCAGTGCTCCTTCAATAGGCGAACCTCTATATATAATCAACGCCTTCATCAAAACCCTCATGCATGTCAACAACCCCATCATCAAAAGCAGAGCAGTCTCTTATCCCTCTCTGATTACGCACAAGAGAAGATCCAAATCTCCAcatctactctctctctctctctctctcaaactcgaAGGAAAGATGCAATTACGAGGACTGAGCCCCGttctagaacaccttcttaaaaaataagtatttattttatatttttaaatttaaaaataatataaatgaaaaatgattttttgatttttcttgcactctttgaaagatctcaatgagatctatcaaacaaaatctatattgttagaaaaattatttgcgtaaacgcataatttttaaacttgaaataatcttcttaaaaataagtacttattattcTTCAATCTGGAACACACTCTTGATTTGCACTCCAGAGGGCAAATACTTCAAAAACCTGGGGAATGGAAAGGTATACAGCcctctcttcctttttcgtACATCTAGATAGATCGATATTCCCAACTTATTTCAATTCCTTGCGTTTATTTAATAATCATAGCAAATAAATAGTaggggaaagaagaaaaaaacataacTTCAGCTTGATATTTCGGTTTACGGTTTCCAATATCCCCCGATAGCGCCATTATTTCAAATCCTTGCATTTAAAAATAAAGGAAGATTCTAAAATCAACCGtattaaaaagtataaaaagtacTCAGAAATACGTATGGTTTTAGGGTTTCCAATCTGGTTCTCAaatgaacatttttttaattaaggCTTTCTGATCAAATggatatatgtgtatatatataggcgtTGCTACTGGACGTGATCGATAAGTATAGTAGTTAGTTCTACTAACCAATAAGTTGTTGATTAGTGTGAATAAAATGCTATTGTTGATTAATGTGAATAAGTTATTTATTGATGTGAACAATATGCTAAAATGTTAAAATTTattaatatgaacaaaatgataaaataacataaattgtTTCCCACAAATCTTAGCGGAAATGCCCTCATTAAATTCACATCTCACAGATTTCATTGTTTTTAATTGAAAAGTAGCTTTCGATCAAAAGAGGTGAAATCAAAGTCGGTTGCGTGCAAAAGTGGACTCCTCAAATATTGGACTTCTTTCAGAAAGTTCATACTATCACCAATCGAACCATCATACTAGTAGTAGTACATCTTAGAATTGGAGTTGGAAGTCTTTTGCGGACGAGAAAGTGGGTTCCTCACACAATTTGTCAAGATTTTAAGTTTTTGTAAATTTTCCAGTTTCACCGTAACTGACGTACATTTGAGCAGGATAAGAAGAAGATTAGTTGAAATGTGTGTAAATTGATCCGGAagaagtattttatttatttttttattttttttatttcctagTTCTGGTGTGGCGGCATGAATGGCCTACATTTGAACGGACTAGAAaggagattagttgaggtgtgtgtaaattgacacaaatatcCTCGACCGTCAGGAAAAAAAAGTCTTTTGTGAACCCCTCGGgttttggatttatttttttgaccgggaaaaaaaaaaaacgcaaagTTATATTGGATTTATAGGCTCTATTGAAAAACCCATCACAAATCACGATGCGTCTGGAAAAAGAACCCCACTGACAAatcaaacaacacaaaataaaagTTACACTTTGATTGATTGATGAAAGCGAAAACATGATCAATCTGACTCCTTCAAAGTGCTTCTTGTCTTATTTTTGTGCATACTTAGAAAGCAACACTCAAAAGCAAATAGAAATTCATACTACAAACATGCTCCCAACATTTTCGACCGTTCATCGTCGAGataaaatttgaaccattggaTCGCCGAACGAACTGCTCGAATGGCCGCGCTACCAACACAGCACGCCTCCGGTCCATCAAATCTCACTCTcttcgtttatgaaacgagccagCCTTTTGATCATGTTCATAGCCTTCTCACAAGTGGGATTAAATAGATGAAATACATGATCCTCCCCTTCAACTTCCATAAACTCCACTTTTCCTCCCCATCCACTCTTCACCAATGCATCGTAGTAAAGCACCCCTCTATCTCTCAATATGTCCTTCTCGGCAACACAAACAATGACCCGGTCACACGCCAAACCCGAAAGGAGCGGGGATCCGTCCGCAAACGGGTTGATAAGCGGGTCGTCGCACCCTTTGTCGCTCGGGCAAACGTACCGCCACCAAATGTCCACCATACCCTTCCTCACGGTGTCCGTGACCTCAGACCCGATCGGTTTTTCCCCCCAAAAGTAGGGCTGGATCATCAAGATACCGTGGAATTTGAGGCCGTCAATCCGGATCGACCCGGCCCGGATTGCCAGGTGGTGTGAAATATTTGCACCTGCACTGTCCCCTGCCAAGTACACTTTATCaaagtcaacattttcattgAGCCAAACCTCAGAGCCACCACCGGCGGCATGTGAGGCCACCCACTCGAGGGCGGCCCACGAGTCATCGTAGGCGGCCGGAAGAGGGAATTCCGGGGAGTTCCGGAAGTCGACGGCGACGGCGACGACATTGGAATTAGCAACCAGTATGTTGAGAGAGTTGTGGTACAAGGGTTCCCCAACGGTCGCTATGCAAAACGCCCCGCCGTGGAAGTAAACCACCAGGGGGAGTTTCTTGTCTTTCGGGGTGTCGATAGGGCGGTAGAGGCGGACGGAGACGCCGGTCTCCGGTACGATCAATACGTCTTTCGAAACCACGCCGGTCTGAGGGTCGGAGCCCGGCGGGGTCACTTGGGTTCCCACTAGCCTCTCCACGGTTCCATCTTTGTATTCTATGAGGTATGGCAGAACCTCTTGAGATACTTCCGGTTTGATTGAACccatctgagagagagagagagagagagagagagagaggaaagaccAGAGGATTGTGAACTTGTGGTATCTAGGCCCTCCAATTGGAACACATAGAAGAGTGAAGAAGACAGATGAAGTATTAATGAATTGCCTGTCCATTATATAGACATTTCAGTCAAATGGGTAGGCTCCAACTCACATAACAATTTGTTTTCTTGAAGGGACAACTCACATAAACGTGAAAATAGAAAATGGAGTTGCAAACTTGCAACCACCAAATTTACCGGGGGGGAAAAAACACTTGCAACCATCTAATGCCTATGGCCGGCTGAGATTGGGGATTGTGTGTTGACCCATCCGGGCCGTCTAATTTCGGCaatggacggctgagatttTATCTTGACAACGAATGGATGGTCGACT
The sequence above is drawn from the Rhododendron vialii isolate Sample 1 chromosome 6a, ASM3025357v1 genome and encodes:
- the LOC131331181 gene encoding probable carboxylesterase 2 codes for the protein MDRQFINTSSVFFTLLCVPIGGPRYHKFTILWSFLSLSLSLSLSQMGSIKPEVSQEVLPYLIEYKDGTVERLVGTQVTPPGSDPQTGVVSKDVLIVPETGVSVRLYRPIDTPKDKKLPLVVYFHGGAFCIATVGEPLYHNSLNILVANSNVVAVAVDFRNSPEFPLPAAYDDSWAALEWVASHAAGGGSEVWLNENVDFDKVYLAGDSAGANISHHLAIRAGSIRIDGLKFHGILMIQPYFWGEKPIGSEVTDTVRKGMVDIWWRYVCPSDKGCDDPLINPFADGSPLLSGLACDRVIVCVAEKDILRDRGVLYYDALVKSGWGGKVEFMEVEGEDHVFHLFNPTCEKAMNMIKRLARFINEESEI